AGACGTTGAAAGTCGCCTCGCAACTTATCCGCCGCTCGTGTTTGCAGGTGAGGCGCGCAAGTTGAAAGCGCAGCTCGCTGATGTTGCCGAGGGGCGTGGATTCCTCTTGCAAGGTGGTGATTGTGCGGAAAGCTTTGCAGAGCACCACGCTGATCACATCCGCGACTTTTTTAGAGCGTTCCTGCAAATGGCTGTTGCTCTCACATATGGAGCTCAGCAGCCAGTTGTAAAAGTTGGCCGTATCGCAGGCCAGTTTGCAAAGCCTCGTTCTTCCAATATTGAGAAGATTGATGGCGTCGAGCTGCCAAGTTACCGCGGTGATATCGTCAACGATATCAACTTCAACGCTAAATCACGTGTTCCTGATCCACACCGTCAGATTATGGCATATCGTCAGGCTGCTGCAACGCTCAACCTTCTGCGCGCATTCGCGCAAGGTGGCTTTGCAAACCTTGACCATGTGCACCAGTGGATGCTGGGCTTCGTAAAAGATAGCCCGCAGGCGCACCGTTACCAGGAAATGGCTGATCGGATTTCCGACAGCGTGTCCTTCATGCGTGCATGTGGTGTCGATCCAGATAACACCCCCCAGCTGCGCTCAACTGATTTTTTCACCAGCCACGAAGCTCTGCTTCTGGGCTATGAACAAGCGCTGACCCGCATCGATTCCACCACTGGCGAATGTTACGCAACTTCAGGGCACATGCTTTGGATTGGTGATCGTACACGTCAGTTGGATCATGCCCACGTTGAGTTCTTCCGCGGTATTAAAAACCCGATTGGTCTCAAATGTGGTCCGTCTCTGGCACCAGATGAACTGATCAAGCTGATCGACGTTCTGAACCCGGAAAACGAAGGTGGACGTCTGACGCTGATTACACGTTTTGGTCATGACAAAGTATTTGACCATTTGCCAGCAATGGTGCGTGCAGTTGAACGCGAAGGTAAGAAGGTTGTTTGGTCATGTGATCCAATGCATGGCAACACCATTACCGCCAACGGCTACAAGACACGCCCGTTTGAGCGTATTCTGAAGGAAGTTGAATCCTTCTTTGCCGTTCATCGTGCAGAAGGTACACATGCCGGCGGTGTTCATGTTGAAATGACAGGTCGCAACGTGACCGAATGCACAGGTGGTGCACGCGAACTCTCAGCTGAGCAGCTGGGTGATCGTTACCACACCCATTGTGATCCGCGTTTGAACGCTGATCAAGCTCTGGAACTGGCATTCACAATTGCGGAAAATCTTCGCAAAGAGTCCGATGACCGGGTTGCTGTAAATAGCTGACTTTAGGCATTTATATAAAATTTACGATAAGGGGCTGTACATTGTGCAGCCCCTTTCTTTTGTGCTAGACAATGTGTGCTAGACACATAAAATGTAATATCCTGTCTTCAAAATTTGTTTAATTGTCTGACGAGGGTGTAGCCCAACATCGTCCTCAGGGAGAGTTCTTTGCTTCAGAGTGCTTCACTTCTATCAGGATATTCAGTTCTCATCGTTGATGATAACAATTACATGCGCTCGATCTTGAGAACGATGGTTTCAGGATTTGGGGTTAGGTCCATTTTTGAGGCAGCAGATGGTGCTGATGCGATTGCAATTTTGTTGGATCGCCGACCTGATATCGTTTTGTGCGACTGGATCATGCATCCTATTGATGGAAACGATTTTCTTCGTATCTTGCGGCAAGATCAGGATACCGACATTGCCAAGACCCCGGTCATTGTGATCACCGCAGACTCGCGCCGGTCGGTTGTCGTTGCTGCACGCAATGCGGGTGTAAATTACTTTCTCGCAAAACCAGTCGCCCCAGCCATGCTTTATGACCGACTAAAGGCAATCATCATGCAAGGGGATGAACCTATTCAGGCCAGGGATATGGCGCAAATGCCTATGGGGACACGCATCCAGCAGCATTTGGATGTCATGGCAAAGGCCAAGGAATCCGGGAAACTGCGCAAAAAGAACGCGGAGTGATCTGCTGGTCTGTGAATCCTTTGCTTTGCATTTCAAGTATGCAGTAGATGACCTTTTCTCCCCGCAAAAAACGCTGTACATGAATTGCTAAGCTATTCAAGTTCAA
The window above is part of the Pseudovibrio sp. Tun.PSC04-5.I4 genome. Proteins encoded here:
- a CDS encoding response regulator, translating into MLQSASLLSGYSVLIVDDNNYMRSILRTMVSGFGVRSIFEAADGADAIAILLDRRPDIVLCDWIMHPIDGNDFLRILRQDQDTDIAKTPVIVITADSRRSVVVAARNAGVNYFLAKPVAPAMLYDRLKAIIMQGDEPIQARDMAQMPMGTRIQQHLDVMAKAKESGKLRKKNAE
- a CDS encoding 3-deoxy-7-phosphoheptulonate synthase class II; this encodes MAEKWTPDSWRSKPIVQMPDYPDKEALADVESRLATYPPLVFAGEARKLKAQLADVAEGRGFLLQGGDCAESFAEHHADHIRDFFRAFLQMAVALTYGAQQPVVKVGRIAGQFAKPRSSNIEKIDGVELPSYRGDIVNDINFNAKSRVPDPHRQIMAYRQAAATLNLLRAFAQGGFANLDHVHQWMLGFVKDSPQAHRYQEMADRISDSVSFMRACGVDPDNTPQLRSTDFFTSHEALLLGYEQALTRIDSTTGECYATSGHMLWIGDRTRQLDHAHVEFFRGIKNPIGLKCGPSLAPDELIKLIDVLNPENEGGRLTLITRFGHDKVFDHLPAMVRAVEREGKKVVWSCDPMHGNTITANGYKTRPFERILKEVESFFAVHRAEGTHAGGVHVEMTGRNVTECTGGARELSAEQLGDRYHTHCDPRLNADQALELAFTIAENLRKESDDRVAVNS